One segment of Candidatus Obscuribacterales bacterium DNA contains the following:
- a CDS encoding purine-nucleoside phosphorylase has protein sequence MTEFLTLAQIDQIADTIRARISSQPEVALILGSGLGSLADSVKQATLIPYQELPSWPVSTVEGHQGRLVIGQLEGKDVMVMQGRAHYYEGYSIAQLGLPVRVSQRLGIQTLIVTNAAGAVNPDYTPGDLMLITDHLNLIGMAGLNPLRGPNLDEMGPRFPDMSRA, from the coding sequence ATGACTGAATTCTTAACGCTTGCACAAATCGATCAGATTGCAGATACTATCCGGGCGCGAATATCCTCCCAGCCTGAGGTTGCCCTCATTCTAGGATCGGGATTGGGATCCCTTGCAGATTCTGTCAAACAAGCCACGCTGATCCCTTACCAGGAACTGCCCTCCTGGCCTGTTTCCACGGTTGAAGGTCACCAGGGACGCCTGGTCATCGGACAGCTGGAGGGCAAAGATGTCATGGTCATGCAGGGGCGGGCGCACTATTACGAGGGATACAGCATCGCCCAACTTGGTTTGCCAGTTCGGGTGAGCCAGCGGCTGGGAATCCAAACCTTGATTGTCACCAATGCGGCTGGCGCGGTCAACCCCGATTACACCCCGGGTGATCTGATGTTAATTACAGACCACCTGAACCTTATCGGTATGGCCGGATTGAATCCGCTGCGTGGCCCTAACCTGGATGAGATGGGACCCCGGTTCCCAGATATGAGCCGGGCCTA